The Fusobacterium varium nucleotide sequence CCTCCAAGGTTAAATAAAAAGATTCTTGGGTACGTAAGTCTATAGAGAGTATTAAAGATTTACAATCCTCCAAGGTTAAATAAAAAGTCAAATAGATAAAGCTATGTCTGGTAATTTAGGTTTATTTACAATCCTCCAAGGTTAAATAAAAAGTAGGTTATATTTGGTAATATTGCCTATGTTATTTATAATTTACAATCCTCCAAGGTTAAATAAAAAGTTATAAGTTAAAAGTTTTCATTTCAAACCCCTAATAGATTTACAATCCTCCAAGGTTAAATAAAAAGAACATTGCTTGTCAACTGGGTGCAATGTCTTGCATCTATTTACAATCCTCCAAGGTTAAATAAAAAGTTCTTTAGTAAATATCATCTTTTTTCTCCTTTACTTATTTACAATCCTCCAAGGTTAAATAAAAAGTAACACACTAACTATCTTTTGTCTTATAATACTCTCTTTTATAATTTTTGTCCATCTGAATTTTTATAAAAAAAATTTATACTAATTCTATTTTAAAATAAAAAATATACTTAAAAAATCTAAAAATTAAAGCTATTTGTCTATACATAAACTTTTTTACATTATAAGAAATCGACAATAAAAAACCCACTACTTTTATAGTGGGCATTTTTCTAAATTTTATTTATTTTTCTTTTTAAAAATTCCATTAAGCATCAATGCTAAAGCTCCATCTCCAACTACATTACAAGCTGTTCCAAAGCTATCTTGTAAAGCAAATATTGTAAGCATTAACCCTGTTCCCTCTTCATTAAATCCAAGTACTGAAATTATTATACCTAGAGATGCCATTACTGTTCCACCTGGCACTCCTGGAGCTCCAACTGCAAAGATTCCAAGTAAAATAATAAATAATATCATTGTTCCTAATGAAGGAATTTGTCCATATAATATTTTTGAAACTGTCATAACAAAGAAAACCTCTGTTAACACTGAACCACATAGGTGAATAGTTGATCCTAAAGGAACAGCAAAATCTGCTATATCTTCATCTAAAACACCTGATTTTTTAGCACAACTTAAAGCTACTGGTAGTGTTGCTGCTGAAGACATTGTTCCTACTGCTGTAAGATATGCTGGTCCATAGCTTTTTAATAGTTTTAAAGGATTTTTTCCTGAAATAATTCCACCTAATGTATATAGAACAGTTAACCAAATAAAGTGTCCTATTAAAACTATAATAATTACCTTTAAGAATACTGGGAATTGTTTTATAATCTCTCCTTCATATGCTAATGTTGTAAATGTTGAAGCTATAAAAAATGGTAGTATTGGAATTATAATTTTATAAACTATTTTCAACATTATATTATTTAATTCATCTAACAGTTTTTCAAAAGTTTTTGATTCTGTCCATACAACTGCTAATCCTAAAAATAGTGCTAAAATCAATGCTGTCATTACTGAAAAAACAGGTGGTATCTCCACTTTAAATATCAATTTTGGAATTATATTTTTTACTATATCAGATTTTGCAGCAATATTTAACTTAGGAATAATCATATATCCTGCTGTCATAGATAACAGAGCTGCTCCAACAGATGATAGATATGCCATCATCAACATTGTTCCCAACATTTTACTTGCATTTGCTTTCATTTTTGTTATTGCAGGTGCTATAAATCCTAGAATAATAAGTGGTATTGTAAAGTTTATTACCTGTCCAAGTATAAATTTTATAGTGTTTATTACTCCAATTATATTTTGTGCTGTTTCTTGGCTAACACCACCTATTTTTGCATCTAAGGAATAACCTAAAATTAATCCTACAAATACTCCTAAAAGTAACTTAAATATCAAACTTTCTCTTAATTTTGCCATAAGAATTCCCTCACTTTTATTTTTTTATTTTTTTAGTCAACAATATTTATTTTAGAATATAGCACATTTAAATAATTAAATCAATTTTATTTTAAAAATTTTTCAAAAACTTTTTTCAAAAAAAATAGAGAGATAGATAAAATTCTACCTCTCCATATTTTTTAGATTATTTAATTATCTTCTATATTTTATAAATTTAGATATTTGTATTATTAGTGTTGGAACAAATGCAAGTCCATATATTGTAAATAGTTCATTTGTTGTTAAAGGAACTACTTGGAAAATAGTATGGAATGCAGGTACTAATAATATTATATTTAATAGAACAAATCCTATAACAAAAGCTATTATAGAGAATTTATTTGAAAATATTCCAAGTCCAAATACTGATGCTCCACCTCTACAATTAAATCCATGGAATAATCTTGCTAGACATAAAACACTAAATGCTATTGTACTTGCTTTTAATGCATTATTATCTTTATATCCAATATAGAATCCTATCATAACAAATAGTGCTATTAAAATTCCTTCAATTAAAATTTTTCCTGAAAGTTCTTTAGTTAAAATAGGTTCTTTAGGATTACGAGGTTTCTCTGTAAGAACATCTCCATGTGATGGCTCCATTCCTATTGCTATTGCTGGTAAACTATCTGTTAATAGGTTAATAAATAATAGATGCACTGGTGCAAATATTACTGGAAGTCCTACTAATGAAGAGTATAATACTGCTAAGATTCCAGCTGTATTTCCTGATAGTAAAAATCTTATTGAGTTTTTAATATTAGCATAAATATTTCTACCAGTTGTTACAGCTTTTACTATTGTTGAGAAGTTATCATCTGTAAGTATCATAGATGCAGCATCTTTTGATACCTCTGTTCCTGTAATTCCCATTGCAATTCCTATATCTGCTCTTTTTAAAGCTGGAGCATCATTTACTCCATCTCCTGTCATTGCACAGATCTTACCTAATCTTTGCCAAGCAGTTACTATTCTTATCTTATGTTCTGGAGATACTCTTGCATATACAGAAGTAGAAGCAACTTTTTCTAATAATTCATCATCAGAAAGTTTTTCAACATCTACACCTTCCATTACATTGTCTCCATCTTTATAAATTCCAATCTCTTTAGCTATTGCTGTAGCTGTTATTTTGTGGTCTCCTGTTATCATAACTGGTTTAATTCCAGCAGTTAAACATTTTGCTACTGCTTCTTTAGATTCCTCTCTTGGTGGATCTATCATAGCTGTTAAACCAATAAAGATAAAGTTATCTTCATCTTCTCTTGTTATCTCTTTTTCACTTTCTAATACTTGATAAGCAAAAGTTAAAACTCTCAATCCAGTTTGAGCAAACTCCATATTAACTTTTTCAATATTTTTAATATCTTCAGAAGTTATATCTCTTACCTCTCCATTAACTAATATTTTTTTAGCTTTTGGTAAAACAGAGTCTAAAGCTCCTTTAGTAAACATCATTATTTTTCCATCTATATTATGCACTGTACTCATAAGTTTTCTATCTGAATCAAATGGAATCTCTGAAATACGTGGATATCTATTTTTTAACTCTTTTCCAGATTGATTATAGTGGATTTCTGAAAGATTTACTAGAGCTATCTCTGTCGGATCTCCTATTTCACTAGTTGCATCATTACATAAAATAGCTTCTTTTATTAATAAACTTTCTCCCATTCCACTAGCATTTAAATCTTTTTCATTAAATACTTCATTATTGATATAAACTTTTTTTACAGTCATCTTATTTTGTGTAAGTGTTCCTGTTTTGTCTGAACATATTACTGATACACAACCTAATGATTCAACTGATTTTAAATTTTTAATAATTGCATTTTCCTTTGATAATTTTTGAGTTCCGATAGCTAAAACTATTGTAACTATTGAACTTAGAGCTTCAGGAATAGCAGCAACAGCCAATGCAACTGCAAACATAAGTGAATCAAGAAGTTTTACTCCATGAAGAATATTTATTCCAAATACAAGGATACATAGTATAATAATTCCTATTGATAATTTTTTACCAAAGTTATCTAATGAAACTTGTAATGGTGTTTGTTTCTCTTTTGTTGCCTCTAATAAACTTGCTATCTTTCCAAGTTCTGTTTTCATTCCAGTAGTAGTTACTAAAATAACTCCTCTACCATAACTAACTAAGCTCCCTGAGAACACCATGTTCTTTTGATCTCCAAGAGCTAATTCATCTTTATCTATCACTGAACTTATTTTTTCTACTCCTTCTGATTCTCCAGTTAGTGAGCTTTCATTAATAAGAAGTGAGAAACTTTCTATAACTCTTCCATCTGCTGGAACAACATCTCCTGCTTCAACAAAAACAATATCTCCAGGGACTAAGTATTTAGATAAAACCTCTACCTTTTCTCCATCTCTTAAAACTTTAGATTTAGGAGCAGATAGATTTTTTAAACTACTAATAGACTCTTCAGCTTTTAAATGTTGAACTGTTCCTAATATTGCATTGATAATTATAACAACTAAAATTACAACAGCACTTTCCACATTTCCAGAGATAATAGAGATAATTGATGCAATAATCAGTATAATTACTAGAAAATCTTTAAATTGAGAGATAAAAACTTGCATTGTACTCAATTTTTTCTCTTCATTTAACTGGTTATAACCATATTTTTCAATAGCTATCTCTACTTCACCAGTTGTCAATCCAGTTTCCTTGCTGTTTAACTTACTCAGTACCTCCTCTTTTGTCATAGCAAAATAATTTTTCATAAAATCCTCCTATTATGTATAATATTTATTATTCTAAATGTTTTTACTTTTCTTTTAATTTTAGATAAAAAAAGACTTCTGATATAGAGATTATAAAAACTCTATATCAAAAGTCTTGTTACCATTCAGGTATATAGTACCAGATAGCCCGTGGCTTCGTGATGTTGATACTATA carries:
- a CDS encoding dicarboxylate/amino acid:cation symporter, whose protein sequence is MAKLRESLIFKLLLGVFVGLILGYSLDAKIGGVSQETAQNIIGVINTIKFILGQVINFTIPLIILGFIAPAITKMKANASKMLGTMLMMAYLSSVGAALLSMTAGYMIIPKLNIAAKSDIVKNIIPKLIFKVEIPPVFSVMTALILALFLGLAVVWTESKTFEKLLDELNNIMLKIVYKIIIPILPFFIASTFTTLAYEGEIIKQFPVFLKVIIIVLIGHFIWLTVLYTLGGIISGKNPLKLLKSYGPAYLTAVGTMSSAATLPVALSCAKKSGVLDEDIADFAVPLGSTIHLCGSVLTEVFFVMTVSKILYGQIPSLGTMILFIILLGIFAVGAPGVPGGTVMASLGIIISVLGFNEEGTGLMLTIFALQDSFGTACNVVGDGALALMLNGIFKKKNK
- a CDS encoding cation-translocating P-type ATPase, producing MKNYFAMTKEEVLSKLNSKETGLTTGEVEIAIEKYGYNQLNEEKKLSTMQVFISQFKDFLVIILIIASIISIISGNVESAVVILVVIIINAILGTVQHLKAEESISSLKNLSAPKSKVLRDGEKVEVLSKYLVPGDIVFVEAGDVVPADGRVIESFSLLINESSLTGESEGVEKISSVIDKDELALGDQKNMVFSGSLVSYGRGVILVTTTGMKTELGKIASLLEATKEKQTPLQVSLDNFGKKLSIGIIILCILVFGINILHGVKLLDSLMFAVALAVAAIPEALSSIVTIVLAIGTQKLSKENAIIKNLKSVESLGCVSVICSDKTGTLTQNKMTVKKVYINNEVFNEKDLNASGMGESLLIKEAILCNDATSEIGDPTEIALVNLSEIHYNQSGKELKNRYPRISEIPFDSDRKLMSTVHNIDGKIMMFTKGALDSVLPKAKKILVNGEVRDITSEDIKNIEKVNMEFAQTGLRVLTFAYQVLESEKEITREDEDNFIFIGLTAMIDPPREESKEAVAKCLTAGIKPVMITGDHKITATAIAKEIGIYKDGDNVMEGVDVEKLSDDELLEKVASTSVYARVSPEHKIRIVTAWQRLGKICAMTGDGVNDAPALKRADIGIAMGITGTEVSKDAASMILTDDNFSTIVKAVTTGRNIYANIKNSIRFLLSGNTAGILAVLYSSLVGLPVIFAPVHLLFINLLTDSLPAIAIGMEPSHGDVLTEKPRNPKEPILTKELSGKILIEGILIALFVMIGFYIGYKDNNALKASTIAFSVLCLARLFHGFNCRGGASVFGLGIFSNKFSIIAFVIGFVLLNIILLVPAFHTIFQVVPLTTNELFTIYGLAFVPTLIIQISKFIKYRR